The Chroicocephalus ridibundus chromosome 4, bChrRid1.1, whole genome shotgun sequence genome contains the following window.
gccctgacGCCTTGACATCCCCTCCAAATCATCCCCCCCAGCTCAGGACTCCCATAAAGCAGCCCTGGCCCCTCAATATCCCCTCCAAACCTTCCCCCCAGTTCAGGACtcccccaaagcagccctgacCCCTTGACATCCCCTTCAAATCATcccccccagctcagggctcccATAAAGCAGCCCTGGGTCCTCAATATCCCCTCCAAACCTTCCCCCCAGCTCAGGACTCCTCCAGAGCAGCTCTGTCCTCTCCAGGTCCTCCCTAAAGTCTATGGATAACCCCACAGTCCTCCTACGAACCGGCCCCAAGGCCCCACGTCCCTCCCGGGCCCACCCACCCCCACAACGACCCTGAACTCCCCCACCAGTCTCCCCCCAAAGCACCCGCAGAGCCTCCCCCCGCGCTCAAGAACTCCCCCCAACAGCCCTGCCTCCACCACAACCTCCCCCGACCGCGGAGACCCCTCCCAGAGGCctgacaacccccccccccacggcgtCCACCTCTTTTTGCCGGGGTCCTTCCACACCCGCCCCGACTTGGGCCTGCCCCGCGGGATGGCTGCCACCGCCTCCTTTCGCTTCTTGGCGGCTTTCCgacgccgccgggccggggccggggccggggccggggccggggccggggccggggccggggcctccCCGCTGGGCTCCTCAgggcccgggcccgccccgcgctccccctccATTCTCCACGCGGCGCCTTTCCTGCCGGCGCCGGGTGATGGCGTCAgcgaggcgccgccgccgcgcgcatGCGCAGAGCGGAAGCGCCGCGACGCCGAGCTCCACCCCCCCCGACACCTCCGGCCGCCATTTTAGTGTCGGGCAGCGCTTcccgcctcctccttcctccccgaCGGCGTCGGGTGGAGGCCGCCATGTTTGTGCCGGGCAGGCCTGTAGCGGTGCCCATCACCGCGGCgaccccttctccctgccttccACCCCCGCCCCAGTCCCACCCGGTacgagaccccccccccccaacctctgaGGGAGCCCCGGAGAGATCCGTGgcctgggaaggggggaaaggcCTTTATTGGGGGGGCAAACCCGCGGAGGAGAGCAGCCTCATCAGGgacaggcccaggcccaggccacGGAGGGATCTCGGGCTCCGATGGGCTCCACCATCAGGCCCCAGGGAGGCCCTACCGGGCTCCGGCACCTCggctgcagcggggctggagCGTGCGGTGCTTCTTAATGGGATGGCTGCGGGCTCGGCCGTGGCTACAGCGCCTGGGAGAGGATAAAAGGGGGGAAATCCCGCTTTTTGGGGTAACGCAGAGAGACCTCCATGGGGCAGCCCCTCGGAGGAAGGGTAACGCTGCCCCGCTCCCAGCAAAACACCGGAGCCGGCACCCCTGGTCTCCCTCACCATGCGCGTGTAGTTGTGCTGCTTGATGGCGTCGTAGCCAAAGGCCAGGGCCACCACCGCCGCGCAGAACTCCAGGAGGCAGAAGATGACGAACATGGAGTCCAGCCCGTTGCTCAGCATCTGCGAGGAGGAGAGTGGAAGGGCCCAGCGGGTCCTttgtcccccccttccctgggtGGCAACCGCCCCGTTTGCTCGTCCCGCGCAGTGGCAGGAGGCTCGGACCCGCCGCCTGAGCAGGACCAGGAGGCTTTACCTTGTTCTCAGCTTCGAAGCACCATTCGGCTTTTAGCTGGTATGGCATGTTGTTCTCGCAGCCGGGGATGTCGTGAGCGATGGCCGTGGTGTGGACGAGGGTGGCCACCAGCGTGCTCAGGATGACCCCGATGTTGACGACGCAGCAGATCTTCACCTGTGTGGGTCACCTCGCCATCAGCAGCTCTGTCCCTTCCGCTCCCACCAAGAGCGCAGGAGCTGTGCGGGTGGCAGCAGGACGCCCACCCTGCCAGAGACCCCCATGAGGTGCCGCAGAGCCGAGGGAAACACTGCCTGGGGTTTCTGTTTGAGCTGTCTGAGCAAGGGGCAGCTCCGACCTGGATTATTCAACTCAGGACAATTATATTCCTGGAGAAGCCACCCAGGGCAGCCACCCTCCATGACACCTTTTGTCCCCATCGTCTGAGAGTGACTCCACCAGGCCCCAAGGGTCTCGTGGAGGCCCTGAAGCGTGAAGGATTGCCCACCCTCCGGTTGATGAGGAGAGAGCTGGGCGCCTCCTGAGGGTGAGACACCGAGGGTGCCTCTCTGTAGACCCTGCGGGGTGAATCCAGGCTGTGGAGGGGTCCCACCAGCCACTGGAAGGGGCAGAAGTCACAGAAGCAACAGGGGGGACGCTTTATCCCTCCTGGCCTGGCCGCATAGGACCCTCTTACCAGCAAGATGTTATCTCTTTTCTCGCTTTCCACCAGCAGAGAGCCTGAGACCAGGAGCTGCTCcgaaaacaggaggaggagggcgtCAGCAGCAAGGCACCCTTTCCTGTCACCCATCCCGCATGTCCTGGCACCCCTCTGGCTGCGAATCGGTGTTCAGGGCTTCATGCACACCCCCTCCATTCccagaggggacagaggaggccctGGTGACGAGGGGATCTGGTCCCCAATCCACTGAGATCCCCCTGTCCTCGTCGGACGGCAAGGAGGTGAAGGCCAGGTATGTCCCTGCTTACCAGGAGCCCAAGCCAGAAGAGGACCCCGCTGGCCACAGGGAGGGAAAGGGTCCCATGCTCTGACACCGTCAGGATGATCCCGAAGCAGATGTGGATGATCCCGGTGAAGATGTGGATGGTCTGGGGAAGGACGGGGGAGAGGGATCCCCCCGGTCACTCTTGGCCCAAAGCGCTGCCTGTCTGCCAGCACCGGCAAAGGATGGACATCACCGTTGCTGTTAGCTGtgtcccaccccatcccactgTCACACCGTGTCCTGGCACAGCGGCGTGAGCCGGCAAAGGGAGCCCCAGCCGAGGAGGACCTCAAGCAGGACAATCCCTGGGGATATTCGGTCCCTGCTTTGCCCCCGAGGTGTCCCGTCCCCCTGGGATGCCGCGTCTCACCCCCAGCGCCTTGGGCTGAGCCCGTCTGAAACCTCTGACTTGAAACGACGACACGGCAGGCGTGGACGGGCTGGAGGCGGAGGTCAGCTGGGCCGCTCGGGGGTCTGTGGCCGGGATGACCTCCGTGATGATCCTCATGCTCCCGGAGTCGGTCACCGTGGTGGTGGCCGCCATCGCCTgtgggcagagcggggctggggaagcTGAAGGACCAGGTGGGctcacagcctgcccagggagcagAACGTGGGACGTGTCCACGTGAGCGATGACACAAGAAGCACTGACATCCTCTTACAAGGACGTCCCACACCCCATCCTGCCCCCTacacctctccccccacccaggtACCTCCTTCAGCCTGGgcttgccctcctcctcctccccacagccaccGTTAGCCGTCCCTTTGCTGTCCGAATCTCCTCGGGAAGTGGTGGTCGGGCAGGGACGGGATCCCGCTGCCCTTTGCTCCCCGCGGGAAGTTTGTTCATGGAAATCTCGTCAGGCCCCTCTTGCTCAACGAGGCGGCTTTGCCAACGGAGGGGAGAGAGGCTGGTAAAAAccccgcaggcaccgtcccgtgTGcccggggcggagggagggggagacGGGGAGAGAGGGGCTTTGCAAGCCCGAGGTGGGCACCCGCTCcgagggctttgctgcagcctggggacgGGGGTTGGAGACTTGTCCCTTGGGATGCTCCGAGGAGGAGACACCCCTCCCCTGCCCACTCTTGGGCGAGTTCACTCCATCCCCAGTTGCGGACGCTTTGCTCGGGCATCATCTGCGCAATTAGCCACATGCCAGGGTCCT
Protein-coding sequences here:
- the LOC134514515 gene encoding membrane-spanning 4-domains subfamily A member 15-like isoform X1 yields the protein MAATTTVTDSGSMRIITEVIPATDPRAAQLTSASSPSTPAVSSFQVRGFRRAQPKALGTIHIFTGIIHICFGIILTVSEHGTLSLPVASGVLFWLGLLLLVSGSLLVESEKRDNILLVKICCVVNIGVILSTLVATLVHTTAIAHDIPGCENNMPYQLKAEWCFEAENKMLSNGLDSMFVIFCLLEFCAAVVALAFGYDAIKQHNYTRMAL
- the LOC134514515 gene encoding membrane-spanning 4-domains subfamily A member 15-like isoform X2, which translates into the protein MAATTTVTDSGSMRIITEVIPATDPRAAQLTSASSPSTPAVSSFQVRGFRRAQPKALGTIHIFTGIIHICFGIILTVSEHGTLSLPVASGVLFWLGLLVKICCVVNIGVILSTLVATLVHTTAIAHDIPGCENNMPYQLKAEWCFEAENKMLSNGLDSMFVIFCLLEFCAAVVALAFGYDAIKQHNYTRMAL